One genomic segment of Artemia franciscana unplaced genomic scaffold, ASM3288406v1 PGA_scaffold_56, whole genome shotgun sequence includes these proteins:
- the LOC136042024 gene encoding oxidized purine nucleoside triphosphate hydrolase-like isoform X1 — MAKIPKKVLTLAFIRRDDQILLGRKKRGFGEGKWNGFGGKVDLDETISDAAVREVREECGLLVTNLKKLGVIDFEFVGDPVILNVHVFSTVDFTGNVTESEEMSPQWYKVHEVPFEKMWKDDPHWFPYMLDNKKFNAYFLFEGHEKIISHWIKEVESLDE, encoded by the coding sequence ATGGCCAAAATTCCTAAGAAAGTTCTCACATTAGCATTTATTAGACGAGATGATCAGATTCTACTTGGAAGAAAGAAGAGAGGATTTGGGGAAGGAAAATGGAATGGGTTTGGAGGTAAAGTGGATTTAGACGAAACAATATCTGATGCTGCTGTTAGGGAAGTCCGCGAAGAATGTGGTCTGCTTGTCACGAACCTCAAGAAACTAGGTGTGattgattttgaatttgttgGTGATCCTGTTATTTTAAACGTTCATGTGTTTTCAACTGTGGATTTTACGGGTAATGTTACTGAAAGTGAAGAAATGTCTCCCCAGTGGTATAAAGTTCATGAAGTACCATTTGAGAAAATGTGGAAGGATGATCCACATTGGTTTCCATATATGTTGGACAACAAAAAGTTTAATGCTTACTTTTTATTTGAAGGGCATGAAAAGATCATCAGTCATTGGATAAAAGAAGTTGAGTCTTTGGATGAGTGA